In a single window of the Drosophila subpulchrella strain 33 F10 #4 breed RU33 chromosome X, RU_Dsub_v1.1 Primary Assembly, whole genome shotgun sequence genome:
- the LOC119555866 gene encoding synaptic vesicle glycoprotein 2B: MDNSGYVIDCESEFAISGDREENLSVKPRPHTFEEAITLTGVGRFHYKLLLICGLCFMGVMVEIMGVSLIMNQMKCDLQPTLDQQGILASAGFLGVVLSSHAMGFLADTWGRATTLKYALCLSSVCSIVSGFSVNIWMLIVFRFLTGFFISGGQACVFSLCGEFHGNGSRVRHVTLLSGFLCMAMIFAPAMAIGILPLRIETIVLGMRFSSWRVLLLANVSVSLLALVGISTLPETPKYLLVQGRGDQSLEILRSIFATNSGKDPAEYPVKEVALESGGASLSDVHGFLDAVRLVWHQTVPLFHRQRLWHTLNICCIQFLMYFLAQGIFMWFPTILDELGTRNGNDTLLCDVLQDFKVDSGSRDDSASCSVDVDTSTYQVMIIIGACFVMIYLLFAYIIDYIGKKNLLMAWMVLTIIFLVALHYVEQFALVVIALTIVMAIGNCGGLVSTIAMEFYPTHINAMGMCFIMMVGRLGAVMGSNLLGRLLFASCDNVFWALLALVVLLCSLGYLLPEKSPTRQKKPTATAKAIVAATTSPIFAINSK; the protein is encoded by the exons CCATTTCTGGGGACCGGGAGGAGAACCTTTCGGTGAAGCCGCGGCCACACACCTTCGAGGAGGCCATCACGCTGACTGGAGTGGGCCGTTTCCACTACAAATTGCTGCTGATCTGCGGACTGTGCTTCATGGGCGTGATGGTGGAGATCATGGGCGTGAGCCTGATCATGAACCAGATGAAGTGCGACCTCCAGCCGACGCTGGACCAGCAGGGCATCCTGGCTTCCGCCGGCTTCCTGGGCGTCGTCCTCAGCTCCCATGCCATGGGCTTCCTGGCGGACACCTGGGGCCGGGCCACCACCTTGAAGTACGCCCTGTGCCTCAGCTCCGTGTGCTCGATCGTTTCCGGTTTCTCGGTGAACATCTGGATGCTGATCGTGTTCCGCTTCCTGACGGGCTTCTTCATTTCCGGCGGACAGGCGTGCGTCTTCAGCTTGTGCGGCGAGTTCCATGGCAATGGCTCGAGGGTCAGGCATGTGACCCTGCTCTCCGGATTCCTCTGCATGGCCATGATCTTTGCTCCAG CCATGGCTATTGGAATACTGCCGTTGCGTATCGAGACCATTGTCCTTGGCATGCGCTTCTCGTCCTGGCGTGTCCTGCTCCTGGCCAACGTCTCGGTTTCCCTGCTGGCCCTGGTGGGGATCAGCACTCTTCCCGAAACACCCAAATATCTGCTGGTCCAGGGACGAGGCGATCAGTCGCTGGAAATCCTGCGCTCCATCTTCGCCACGAACTCCGGCAAAGATCCCGCTGAATATCCGGTCAAGGAAGTGGCCCTGGAAAGCGGTGGCGCCAGCTTGTCCGATGTCCATGGCTTCCTCGATGCAGTGCGTCTCGTTTGGCACCAGACAGTGCCGCTCTTCCATCGCCAGCGACTGTGGCACACCCTTAACATCTGCTGCATTCAGTTCCTTATGTATTTCCTGGCCCAGGGCATCTTCATGTGGTTCCCCACCATCCTGGATGAGCTGGGCACACGCAATGGCAACGATACCCTGCTCTGCGATGTCCTGCAGGACTTTAAAGTGGACTCGGGGTCGCGGGATGATTCGGCGAGCTGCTCCGTGGATGTGGACACCTCCACGTACCAGGTGATGATCATCATTGGAGCCTGCTTTGTGATGATCTACCTGCTCTTTGCCTACATCATCGACTACATAGGCAAGAAGAATCTGCTGA TGGCCTGGATGGTGCTGACCATTATTTTCTTGGTGGCCCTGCACTATGTGGAGCAGTTCGCCCTGGTGGTGATCGCCCTGACCATTGTGATGGCCATCGGCAATTGCGGTGGCCTAGTGAGCACCATTGCCATGGAGTTCTATCCGACGCACATCAACGCCATGGGCATGTGCTTCATCATGATGGTGGGTCGACTGGGTGCCGTGATGGGCAGCAATCTCCTTGGGCGCCTGCTCTTCGCCAGCTGCGATAACGTCTTCTGGGCCCTGCTGGCCCTCGTAGTGCTCCTCTGCTCCCTGGGCTACCTCCTGCCGGAGAAGTCCCCCACCAGACAGAAGAAGCCCACCGCCACAGCGAAGGCAATCGTGGCCGCCACCACGAGTCCCATATTCGCTATTAACTCCAAGTAG
- the LOC119555868 gene encoding uncharacterized protein LOC119555868 → MSAPAESTRVGLGNAASMANLAKIVNLIESNVRAEEETEVGEETAKGSSGTGTGTGGGSSVRLASSSAPRRSACATSYVPKSPQVEEIVFAEPTCTERFARYFVIVIYLCGLCCLGFFLSIYHIFFWDSRMPPVYKGQKKGPAFG, encoded by the coding sequence ATGTCCGCTCCGGCGGAATCCACAAGAGTGGGCCTGGGAAATGCGGCCAGTATGGCGAATCTGGCCAAGATTGTCAATCTCATTGAATCAAATGTGAGGGCAGAGGAGGAGACGGAGGTGGGCGAAGAAACCGCAAAGGGATCAAGCGGAACAGGAACCGGAACCGGAGGTGGCAGCAGCGTGCGCCTGGCCAGCAGCAGTGCTCCGCGGCGAAGTGCCTGTGCCACATCGTATGTGCCCAAGTCGCCGCAGGTGGAGGAGATTGTGTTCGCCGAGCCCACGTGCACCGAGCGATTTGCCCGATACTTCGTGATCGTCATCTACCTGTGCGGCCTCTGCTGCCTGGGATTCTTTCTGTCCATCTACCACATCTTCTTCTGGGACTCCCGCATGCCGCCCGTCTACAAGGGCCAAAAGAAGGGACCTGCCTTTGGCTAA
- the LOC119555870 gene encoding uncharacterized protein LOC119555870: MASAALDLGNKSVDIPDDVRLPQEQPPSPFFESKTFRLISIFLYLGGISGLGMVLALYYLMFFDSSMPDIHLKFPVSIGGHPVQKVHEYQ, translated from the coding sequence ATGGcctcagccgctttggacttGGGGAACAAATCGGTGGACATCCCGGACGACGTTCGCCTGCCCCAGGAGCAGCCCCCCTCGCCCTTCTTCGAATCGAAGACCTTCCGCCTGATCTCGATATTTCTGTATCTGGGCGGGATCAGTGGCCTGGGCATGGTGCTGGCCCTATACTATCTCATGTTCTTCGACTCCAGCATGCCGGACATCCACCTCAAGTTCCCCGTATCCATTGGAGGCCATCCAGTGCAGAAGGTGCACGAGTACCAGTGA
- the LOC119557301 gene encoding farnesol dehydrogenase: MDRWLNRVAVVTGASSGIGAACCKDLVAKGLVVVGLARREERLKEVKDSLPADQASRFHGRKCDVSKEQEVIDTFAWIDATLGGADVLVNNAGIVRAGVGITKEGNGDDLRAILDTNVLGVSWCTREAFKSLQKRNVNDGHVVIVNSVAGHRVPNIPGFTMGMYSPSKHAITALTEVLRQEFQNSKTQTKITSISPGAVDTEIIDKAALVHFPDLPLLRSEDVADAVSYCIQTPPNVQIHELIIKPVGETI; encoded by the exons ATGGATCGTTGGCTGAATCGCGTTGCTGTCGTCACGGGAGCCAGCTCGGGAATCGGAGCTGCCTGCTGCAAGGATTTGGTGGCCAAGGGCCTGGTCGTAGTGGGTCTGGCCCGTCGCGAGGAGCGTCTCAAGGAGGTGAAGGACTCGCTGCCGGCGGATCAGGCCAGTCGCTTCCATGGCCGCAAGTGCGATGTGAGTAAGGAGCAGGAGGTGATCGACACCTTCGCCTGGATCGATGCCACCCTGGGTGGCGCCGATGTCTTGGTGAATAATGCCGGCATCGTTCGCGCCGGAGTCGGGATCACCAAGGAGGGCAATGGCGATGATCTTCGTGCCATTCTGGACACCAATGTCCTGGGCGTGTCATGGTGCACTCGCGAGGCCTTCAAGTCGCTGCAGAAGCGCAATGTCAACGATGGTCATGTGGTGATCGTGAACAGTGTGGCCGGACATCGGGTGCCCAATATTCCTGGCTTCACCATGGGCATGTACTCGCCCTCGAAGCACGCGATCACCGCCCTCACGGAGGTCCTGCGCCAGGAGTTCCAGAACAGCAAGACCCAGACCAAGATCACG AGCATCAGTCCCGGCGCCGTGGACACTGAGATTATCGATAAGGCCGCCCTCGTCCACTTCCCCGACCTGCCCCTGCTGCGCTCCGAGGATGTGGCCGATGCCGTCAGCTACTGCATCCAGACCCCGCCCAATGTCCAGATCCACGAGCTGATCATCAAGCCCGTGGGCGAGACCATCTAG
- the LOC119555872 gene encoding uncharacterized protein LOC119555872, with protein MSAPSGMLSNLAEVVKEAKDEEIQVPKSNDFFESKAFRLLTLVLYMGGVSGMGLTLAVYYLFIWDSRMPPLPVFKHTHPIG; from the coding sequence ATGAGCGCTCCATCGGGTATGTTGTCCAACCTGGCCGAGGTGGTCAAGGAGGCCAAGGATGAGGAGATCCAGGTGCCCAAGTCCAATGACTTCTTCGAGTCGAAGGCCTTCCGCCTGCTCACCCTGGTGCTCTACATGGGCGGCGTGAGCGGCATGGGTCTCACCCTGGCGGTCTACTACCTGTTCATCTGGGACTCGCGAATGCCGCCGCTGCCCGTGTTCAAGCACACGCATCCAATTGGCTAG